A window of the Synechococcus sp. M16.1 genome harbors these coding sequences:
- a CDS encoding S1 RNA-binding domain-containing protein → MPAAGSPQPNRPKAPKPAATKPLQVMQINRREEQEKLACEAAEARAAAEAAAEKARILEERAGLATPPRPVQQDSTSSPGTDDDTLFDMGGMEGMTMADLMGAPDQQPKKEQRNQPRSVDDFDFDEEAFLAALDENAPVGTTGEVIKGTVIGIESDGVYVDIGGKAPGYMPKSEAGLGVVTNFRERFPKGLEVEVLVTREQNADGMVTISCRALELRKSWDRVKELEKQGKVVQVIVNGFNRGGVTCDLEGLRGFVPRSQLQNGENHQELVGKTLGVAFIEVNSETRKLVLSEKRAAVAERFQDLEVGQLVEGQVAAVKPYGLFIDLGGISGLLHQSAITNGSLRSIREVFDQGDRVSALITELDPGRGRIGLNTALLEGPPGELLIEKDKVMAEAADRASRAQNTLKQQEQSAG, encoded by the coding sequence ATGCCCGCAGCCGGCAGTCCGCAGCCCAACCGCCCCAAGGCACCCAAGCCGGCAGCGACGAAACCGCTGCAGGTGATGCAGATCAACCGCCGCGAAGAGCAGGAAAAGCTGGCTTGTGAAGCGGCTGAAGCACGAGCAGCAGCAGAGGCTGCTGCGGAAAAGGCACGCATCCTTGAGGAACGGGCGGGTCTCGCCACCCCGCCGCGACCGGTCCAGCAGGACTCCACCTCGTCTCCAGGCACGGATGACGACACTCTGTTCGACATGGGCGGCATGGAAGGCATGACCATGGCCGACCTGATGGGCGCACCGGATCAACAACCCAAGAAGGAGCAGCGCAATCAGCCGCGCAGCGTGGACGACTTCGATTTCGATGAAGAAGCCTTCCTCGCCGCCCTGGACGAGAACGCTCCGGTGGGCACCACCGGTGAGGTGATCAAGGGCACGGTGATCGGCATCGAAAGCGATGGCGTTTACGTGGATATCGGCGGCAAAGCCCCCGGCTACATGCCCAAGAGCGAGGCGGGCCTTGGCGTGGTGACCAACTTCCGGGAGCGCTTCCCCAAGGGCCTGGAGGTTGAAGTTCTGGTGACCCGTGAGCAGAACGCTGACGGGATGGTCACGATCAGCTGTCGCGCCCTTGAACTGCGCAAGAGCTGGGACCGGGTGAAGGAACTGGAGAAACAGGGGAAAGTGGTTCAAGTCATCGTCAATGGCTTCAACCGCGGCGGTGTCACCTGCGATCTCGAAGGGCTGCGCGGCTTCGTTCCCCGCTCTCAACTCCAAAACGGTGAAAACCACCAGGAGCTCGTGGGCAAGACCCTGGGCGTGGCCTTCATCGAGGTGAATTCGGAGACCCGCAAGCTGGTGCTGTCCGAAAAACGAGCCGCCGTGGCCGAACGCTTCCAAGATCTGGAAGTGGGCCAATTGGTGGAAGGGCAGGTTGCTGCGGTGAAGCCCTACGGACTGTTCATCGACCTTGGTGGCATCAGCGGACTGCTGCACCAATCAGCCATCACCAATGGCAGCCTGCGCTCGATCCGTGAGGTGTTCGACCAGGGCGACCGCGTTTCGGCCCTGATCACGGAACTGGACCCGGGCCGCGGACGGATCGGCCTCAACACAGCCCTGCTGGAGGGGCCTCCTGGAGAGCTGCTGATCGAAAAAGACAAAGTGATGGCTGAAGCCGCCGATCGCGCCAGCCGCGCCCAGAACACCCTGAAACAGCAGGAGCAATCGGCCGGATGA
- a CDS encoding creatininase family protein: MDQLRKRFDQLTWPEASCAASQPGATVIWPFGACEQHGPQLPLSTDAVFAEGILDSVLRGLEPALPIWRLPCQAIGFSPEHQNFPGTLSLSAPLILDLVDQVGMQLAAMGVQRLVLFNAHGGQIGLLQVAARQLRARCPSLAVLPCFLWSGVEGLADLLPEQELAHGLHAGQAETSLMLQMAPELVGSARPVDGRPAPGSAQDPPAGWSLEGAAPCAWLTDDLSATGVIGDARQASADLGRCLQDRLINHWQERFQALLASDWPPTQSLLSQPSNITPKS; the protein is encoded by the coding sequence ATGGACCAGCTCCGCAAGCGATTTGATCAGCTGACCTGGCCCGAGGCCAGCTGTGCTGCCAGCCAACCTGGTGCCACGGTGATCTGGCCCTTCGGAGCCTGTGAGCAACACGGCCCCCAACTGCCGCTTTCGACGGACGCTGTTTTTGCTGAGGGAATCCTCGATTCTGTGTTGCGCGGGCTTGAGCCAGCTCTGCCGATTTGGCGACTGCCGTGTCAGGCCATCGGCTTTTCGCCTGAGCACCAGAACTTTCCCGGCACCCTCAGCCTTTCAGCTCCTCTGATTCTGGATCTGGTCGACCAGGTGGGCATGCAGCTGGCGGCGATGGGGGTGCAGCGCCTGGTTCTGTTCAACGCCCATGGCGGCCAGATCGGTTTGCTGCAGGTGGCAGCCCGACAGCTGCGCGCTCGCTGCCCGTCGTTGGCCGTTCTGCCCTGCTTCCTCTGGAGTGGTGTGGAGGGGCTGGCGGATCTGTTGCCTGAGCAGGAGTTGGCCCATGGACTTCATGCCGGCCAAGCCGAAACCAGCTTGATGCTGCAGATGGCCCCAGAGCTGGTTGGATCTGCCCGCCCTGTGGATGGACGTCCAGCACCAGGATCCGCGCAGGATCCTCCAGCGGGCTGGAGTCTCGAGGGGGCGGCGCCCTGCGCTTGGCTCACCGACGACCTCAGCGCGACGGGAGTGATCGGTGATGCGCGCCAGGCCTCCGCTGATCTGGGACGTTGCCTGCAAGATCGCTTGATCAACCACTGGCAGGAGCGTTTTCAAGCCCTTCTGGCCAGTGACTGGCCACCCACGCAAAGTCTTCTCTCCCAACCGTCCAACATCACGCCCAAGTCCTGA
- a CDS encoding aldehyde oxygenase (deformylating), with protein sequence MTTLNAPETFVLEGQDALPDFTTEAYKDAYSRINAIVIEGEQEAHDNYISLGTLIPEHAEELKRLARMEMKHMKGFTSCGRNLGVEADLPFAKKFFEPLHGNFQAALKEGKVVTCLLIQALLIEAFAISAYHIYIPVADPFARKITEGVVKDEYTHLNYGQEWLKANFEASKDELFEANKANLPLIRSMLEDVAADAAVLHMEKEDLIEDFLIAYQEALGEIGFTSRDIARMAAAALAV encoded by the coding sequence ATGACGACCCTCAATGCACCTGAAACATTCGTGCTGGAGGGCCAGGACGCACTGCCCGATTTCACAACTGAGGCCTACAAAGACGCCTACAGCCGGATCAACGCCATCGTGATCGAGGGCGAACAGGAAGCTCACGACAACTACATCTCCCTGGGGACGCTGATCCCCGAACATGCCGAGGAACTCAAGCGTCTGGCGCGGATGGAAATGAAGCACATGAAGGGCTTCACCTCCTGCGGACGCAACCTCGGGGTTGAAGCCGATCTTCCCTTCGCCAAGAAGTTTTTCGAACCCCTTCACGGCAATTTTCAGGCCGCTCTCAAGGAGGGCAAGGTGGTCACCTGCCTGCTGATTCAGGCCCTGCTGATCGAAGCATTCGCCATTTCGGCCTATCACATCTATATCCCTGTGGCCGATCCCTTCGCCCGCAAAATCACTGAGGGTGTGGTGAAGGACGAATACACCCACCTCAACTACGGTCAGGAATGGCTGAAGGCCAACTTCGAGGCCAGCAAGGACGAACTGTTCGAGGCCAACAAAGCCAACCTCCCCCTCATCCGCTCGATGCTGGAAGACGTGGCTGCTGATGCGGCCGTCCTTCACATGGAGAAGGAAGACCTGATCGAGGACTTTCTGATCGCTTACCAGGAAGCCTTGGGTGAAATCGGCTTCACTTCCCGCGACATCGCCCGCATGGCCGCAGCAGCGCTTGCTGTTTGA
- a CDS encoding long-chain acyl-[acyl-carrier-protein] reductase, which produces MFGLIGHSTSFEAARRKAMELGFDHIADGDLDVWCSAPPQLVEHVEVTSPVGTTIEGAYIDSCFVPEMLSRFKTARRKVLNAMELAQKKGINITALGGFTSIIFENFNLLQHQTVRSTTLDWQRFTTGNTHTAWVICRQVENNAPSLGIDLSKAKVAVVGATGDIGSAVCRWLQARTGVGELLLVARQQQPLLDLQQELGGGRILSLDEALPEADVVVWVASMPRTLEIDQDSLKKPCLMIDGGYPKNLDTKVAGGGIHVLKGGIVEFCRDIGWSMMAIAEMERPQRQMFACFAEAMLLEFERCHTNFSWGRNNITLEKMDFIGAASVRHGFSTLNLQPNLQATAA; this is translated from the coding sequence ATGTTTGGTCTGATCGGACATTCAACGAGTTTTGAGGCTGCTCGCCGCAAGGCGATGGAACTCGGGTTCGATCACATCGCCGACGGTGATCTGGATGTTTGGTGCAGTGCACCTCCGCAGCTCGTTGAGCACGTGGAAGTCACCAGTCCCGTGGGCACGACCATCGAGGGTGCCTACATCGACTCCTGCTTCGTTCCCGAGATGCTGAGCCGCTTCAAGACGGCCCGGCGCAAGGTGCTCAACGCCATGGAACTCGCCCAGAAGAAGGGCATCAACATCACTGCCCTGGGTGGCTTCACCTCGATCATTTTCGAGAATTTCAACCTGCTCCAGCACCAGACGGTGCGGAGCACCACCCTGGATTGGCAGCGGTTCACCACCGGAAACACCCACACGGCCTGGGTGATCTGCCGTCAGGTGGAGAACAACGCTCCAAGTCTCGGGATCGATCTCAGCAAAGCCAAGGTGGCCGTCGTTGGTGCCACTGGTGATATCGGCTCCGCCGTCTGCCGTTGGCTGCAGGCACGCACCGGAGTTGGTGAGCTCCTGCTGGTGGCGCGTCAGCAGCAACCGCTGCTTGATCTTCAGCAGGAACTGGGCGGTGGCCGGATTTTGTCGCTCGATGAGGCCCTGCCTGAGGCCGATGTGGTCGTCTGGGTGGCAAGCATGCCCCGCACCCTTGAGATCGATCAAGACAGCCTCAAGAAGCCCTGTCTGATGATTGATGGGGGCTACCCCAAGAACCTTGATACGAAGGTTGCCGGTGGTGGCATCCACGTTCTCAAGGGTGGAATCGTTGAGTTCTGCCGTGACATCGGCTGGTCGATGATGGCCATTGCCGAGATGGAGCGGCCGCAGCGCCAGATGTTTGCCTGCTTTGCCGAAGCCATGCTGCTCGAGTTTGAGCGCTGCCACACCAACTTCAGCTGGGGGCGCAACAACATCACCCTCGAGAAGATGGATTTCATCGGCGCGGCATCGGTGCGCCATGGGTTCAGCACCTTGAACCTTCAACCCAACCTGCAGGCCACTGCTGCCTGA
- a CDS encoding acetyl-CoA carboxylase carboxyltransferase subunit alpha gives MPRRPLLEFEKPLVELEQQIEQIRQLARDSEVDVSQQLQQLESLAARRRQEIFQGLTPAQKIQVARHPQRPSTLDFIQMFCDDWVELHGDRRGNDDQALIGGVGRVGDRPVMLIGHQKGRDTKENVARNFGMAAPGGYRKAMRLMDHADRFRLPILTFIDTPGAYAGLEAEEQGQGEAIAVNLREMFRLRVPVIATVIGEGGSGGALGIGVADRLLMFEHSVYTVASPEACASILWRDAAKAPDAAAALRITGRDLLELGVVDEVLEEPSGGNNWAPLEAGENLRAAIERHLEQLLSLSEQQLREARYSKFRAMGRFLEKTSQDVDKAA, from the coding sequence ATGCCCCGACGCCCCCTGCTTGAGTTCGAAAAACCGCTCGTCGAGCTGGAGCAGCAGATTGAGCAGATCCGTCAGCTGGCCAGAGATTCGGAAGTCGACGTCTCGCAGCAGCTTCAGCAACTGGAAAGCCTCGCGGCCCGTCGGCGTCAGGAGATCTTTCAGGGGCTGACTCCCGCTCAGAAAATTCAGGTCGCCCGTCATCCGCAGCGTCCGAGCACGCTGGATTTCATCCAGATGTTCTGCGACGACTGGGTTGAACTGCACGGTGATCGTCGCGGTAACGACGATCAGGCCTTGATCGGCGGTGTCGGCCGGGTGGGCGATCGACCCGTGATGTTGATCGGCCATCAGAAAGGCCGCGACACCAAAGAGAACGTCGCCCGCAATTTCGGGATGGCCGCTCCGGGTGGATACCGCAAAGCCATGCGGTTGATGGATCATGCCGATCGCTTCCGCTTGCCGATTCTCACGTTCATCGATACCCCCGGGGCCTATGCCGGCCTTGAGGCTGAAGAGCAGGGCCAGGGTGAAGCGATCGCCGTCAACCTGCGGGAGATGTTCCGCTTGCGTGTTCCGGTGATCGCCACCGTGATCGGTGAAGGTGGATCCGGCGGTGCCTTGGGCATCGGGGTGGCCGATCGCTTGCTGATGTTTGAGCACAGCGTTTACACGGTGGCCAGCCCTGAGGCCTGCGCTTCCATTCTCTGGCGTGATGCGGCTAAAGCGCCTGATGCGGCGGCAGCCTTGAGGATCACCGGCCGCGACTTGCTGGAGCTTGGGGTGGTGGATGAGGTGCTTGAGGAGCCTTCCGGCGGCAACAACTGGGCACCATTGGAGGCCGGAGAAAACCTGCGGGCGGCAATCGAGCGTCACCTCGAACAACTGCTGAGCCTTTCGGAACAGCAACTGCGTGAGGCCCGTTACTCCAAATTCAGAGCCATGGGACGGTTCCTCGAAAAAACGTCACAGGATGTCGACAAAGCCGCTTAA
- a CDS encoding SDR family oxidoreductase has protein sequence MPTALITGASRGIGRRTAELLAHQGWDLLLTARSADQLEQLSAQLSSKGVSVAFAAIDLTQPDGIAAAMAGLLQQGETPSVLINNAGAAYTGDLLAMPIERWQWLLQLNVTSVMQVCSAVVPAMRENGGLVINISSHAARNAFPQWGAYCVSKAALASFTRCLAEEERSNGIRACTLTLGAVNTPLWDAETVQSDFDRRAMLSVDQAAETLANLALQPSNQLIEDLTLMPAAGAF, from the coding sequence TTGCCAACGGCTCTAATAACAGGTGCGAGCCGAGGCATAGGTCGCCGAACTGCTGAGCTTCTGGCTCATCAAGGATGGGATTTGCTGCTAACCGCCCGCAGCGCTGATCAACTGGAGCAGCTGAGTGCTCAGCTCAGCTCCAAAGGTGTTTCTGTGGCCTTTGCCGCCATCGACCTGACGCAACCAGATGGCATCGCAGCTGCGATGGCTGGCTTGTTGCAGCAGGGTGAGACCCCATCCGTGTTGATCAACAACGCGGGTGCGGCCTACACCGGCGATCTATTGGCCATGCCGATTGAGCGTTGGCAATGGCTGCTACAGCTGAATGTCACCAGCGTGATGCAGGTTTGTTCTGCTGTTGTTCCCGCCATGCGTGAGAACGGCGGACTGGTGATCAACATCAGCAGCCACGCCGCCCGCAATGCTTTCCCTCAATGGGGGGCGTATTGCGTCAGTAAAGCTGCCTTGGCCAGCTTCACCCGCTGCCTGGCGGAAGAGGAACGGAGCAATGGCATTCGTGCCTGCACCCTCACTCTTGGGGCCGTGAACACACCACTGTGGGACGCGGAAACCGTACAAAGCGATTTCGATCGTCGTGCCATGCTCTCTGTCGATCAGGCGGCAGAAACACTGGCGAATCTGGCGTTGCAACCCAGCAACCAGTTGATCGAAGACCTCACCCTTATGCCGGCCGCCGGCGCCTTCTGA
- the folE gene encoding GTP cyclohydrolase I, which yields MTSTVPFVSNGVANGNGNGSLNPQISARIRERLREAGASFLANDNIADHLQPGELDQLQVEVADKVRDLLRSLVIDIDNDHNTHETAERVAKMYLQEVFKGRYHQQPKVASFPNVKQLDEIYTVGPITVRSACSHHLVPIMGNCWIGIKPGARVIGLSKFTRVADWVFSRPHIQEEAVMILADEIEKLCEPQGLGIIIKAQHYCMKWRGVKEPQTSMVNSVVRGDFRHDPSLKQEFFELVRQQQALLST from the coding sequence ATGACCTCCACAGTCCCTTTCGTTTCCAACGGCGTCGCCAACGGCAACGGCAATGGCAGCTTGAATCCCCAGATTTCTGCGCGCATCCGTGAACGCCTGAGGGAAGCGGGTGCTTCCTTCCTGGCGAACGACAACATCGCTGATCACCTCCAGCCGGGTGAGCTGGATCAGCTTCAGGTTGAAGTTGCAGACAAGGTTCGCGACCTGCTGCGCAGCCTGGTGATCGATATCGATAACGACCACAACACCCATGAGACGGCGGAGCGCGTCGCCAAGATGTACCTCCAGGAGGTGTTCAAGGGGCGCTACCACCAGCAGCCCAAGGTGGCCAGCTTCCCCAATGTGAAACAGCTGGATGAGATCTACACCGTTGGCCCGATCACGGTTCGTTCCGCCTGTTCACACCACTTGGTGCCGATCATGGGCAACTGCTGGATCGGGATCAAACCTGGTGCCCGGGTGATCGGTCTCTCCAAATTCACCCGCGTGGCTGACTGGGTCTTCTCCCGACCTCACATCCAGGAAGAGGCTGTGATGATCCTTGCCGATGAAATCGAGAAGCTCTGTGAGCCCCAGGGTCTCGGCATCATCATCAAGGCGCAGCACTACTGCATGAAGTGGCGTGGGGTGAAAGAGCCCCAAACCAGCATGGTGAACTCCGTTGTGCGCGGCGATTTCCGCCACGACCCAAGCCTCAAGCAGGAGTTCTTTGAGCTGGTGCGTCAGCAGCAAGCGCTGCTCAGCACCTGA
- a CDS encoding phosphoribosylanthranilate isomerase, with translation MRDPRPTPDLKICGITDPEQAQAIAQMGVQAIGVIGVPATPRFVEPAQRRALFQLLEQQHPQLHRVWVVADPDDAALEEALNGAGQPSVVQLHGSESDQRCQHLKQRYPRQQWWKALRVREPDDLKQLEQYAPHVDALLLDAWSADQLGGTGHRIPLDWLAETELSVPWWLAGGVSAEWVPELLSRVTPQGLDASSRLEERPGWKNLDKVQALVEAVRSRP, from the coding sequence TTGCGTGATCCCCGCCCCACTCCAGACCTCAAGATCTGTGGGATCACCGACCCCGAGCAGGCTCAAGCCATCGCACAGATGGGGGTGCAGGCGATTGGCGTGATCGGCGTTCCCGCCACCCCACGCTTTGTGGAACCAGCCCAGCGCAGGGCCTTGTTCCAGCTGCTGGAACAACAGCACCCCCAGCTGCATCGCGTTTGGGTGGTGGCCGATCCCGACGATGCCGCTCTCGAGGAAGCGCTCAACGGTGCTGGGCAGCCCTCCGTGGTGCAGCTGCACGGCAGCGAGTCAGACCAACGCTGCCAACACCTGAAACAGCGCTACCCCCGGCAGCAGTGGTGGAAAGCGTTGCGGGTGCGTGAACCCGACGATCTCAAGCAGCTCGAGCAGTACGCGCCCCATGTGGATGCTCTGCTGCTCGATGCCTGGAGCGCCGATCAACTGGGCGGCACCGGGCACCGGATCCCCCTTGATTGGCTGGCCGAAACCGAGCTTTCGGTGCCGTGGTGGCTGGCAGGGGGAGTGAGTGCGGAGTGGGTTCCAGAACTGCTCAGCCGCGTCACTCCCCAGGGACTCGATGCCTCAAGTCGGCTTGAGGAACGACCGGGATGGAAAAACCTCGACAAGGTTCAAGCCCTTGTCGAGGCTGTGAGGTCGAGACCGTGA
- a CDS encoding site-2 protease family protein, whose amino-acid sequence MGEGWQVLKIGGIPLRLQPSWLFAVAIFTTLFQSRYASTASVTASWGLGLLTTLLLFSSVLLHELGHALMALREGVKVLSITLFHLGGIARVEKECPTAMGNLRIAAAGPIVSLVLAFGMLAGAAALSDNQPLATQLLSQVGLLNLMLGLFNLLPGLPLDGGLILKALVWQLSGSQQKGVQVASASGRALSLLMILLGGVLLWQGWGLNGLLLMLIGWFGLSANRSQTQMLQLQTVLRELKVEAAAGKRFRVLEADQTLRRLSQLRLTASEAEGPADWVLVCKSGRWVGWIDDQPLKLLPVQQWDQQRLEDHLRPLTELPSIASSAPLVEAVPALEAASQGRLLVMSAAGLPSGTLNRMDVGDAVLKRLGVTLPPAILEEARKRNGYPLGLAMLPQMVQTMQDQSSEPDASSPSNS is encoded by the coding sequence GTGGGAGAGGGCTGGCAGGTGCTCAAGATTGGCGGAATTCCCCTGCGGCTTCAGCCCAGCTGGTTGTTTGCCGTGGCGATCTTCACCACGTTGTTTCAGTCCCGCTACGCGTCCACGGCCTCGGTAACGGCGAGTTGGGGGCTGGGATTGCTGACCACCTTGTTGCTGTTCAGCTCCGTGCTGCTGCATGAATTGGGTCATGCCCTGATGGCCCTGCGAGAAGGGGTGAAGGTGTTGAGCATCACCCTGTTTCATCTGGGCGGCATCGCGCGGGTGGAGAAGGAATGCCCCACCGCCATGGGCAATCTGCGCATTGCGGCTGCTGGCCCGATCGTGAGTTTGGTGTTGGCCTTCGGAATGCTGGCGGGGGCTGCAGCGCTGTCGGACAACCAGCCCTTGGCCACTCAGTTGTTGAGCCAGGTGGGTTTGCTCAACTTGATGCTCGGCTTGTTCAATCTCCTGCCCGGGCTGCCCCTCGATGGCGGGCTGATCCTCAAGGCCTTGGTCTGGCAGCTGAGCGGCAGTCAGCAGAAAGGCGTTCAGGTGGCATCGGCGTCCGGACGGGCTTTGTCGCTGCTGATGATCCTGTTGGGTGGTGTTCTGCTTTGGCAGGGCTGGGGGCTCAACGGCCTCCTGCTGATGTTGATCGGTTGGTTCGGCCTGAGTGCCAACCGCAGTCAGACCCAGATGCTGCAGTTGCAGACGGTGCTGCGGGAGTTGAAGGTGGAGGCTGCGGCAGGCAAACGTTTCCGCGTGCTGGAGGCGGATCAGACCTTGCGGCGCCTCAGTCAGCTGCGGCTGACCGCCAGCGAGGCGGAGGGACCTGCCGATTGGGTGCTCGTCTGCAAAAGCGGCCGTTGGGTGGGTTGGATTGATGATCAGCCCTTGAAACTGCTGCCGGTTCAGCAATGGGACCAACAGCGCCTCGAGGATCATCTGCGCCCCCTCACTGAACTGCCGTCCATCGCCAGTTCGGCTCCCCTGGTGGAGGCGGTGCCGGCCCTGGAGGCGGCCTCCCAGGGACGCCTGTTGGTGATGAGTGCTGCGGGCCTTCCTTCCGGCACCCTCAACCGCATGGATGTAGGCGATGCGGTGCTGAAGCGGCTCGGGGTGACCCTGCCCCCCGCAATCCTCGAAGAGGCGCGCAAGCGCAACGGCTATCCCCTGGGCCTGGCGATGCTTCCGCAGATGGTGCAGACGATGCAGGATCAGAGCTCTGAGCCGGATGCGAGTTCGCCCTCCAACTCCTGA
- a CDS encoding lipoate--protein ligase family protein: protein MPATGRLLPTQQADGHTQMALDAWLLKRSNGPVLRFYRWDGPWLSLGRHQRHWPEHWNELARRGRISLVRRPSGGRAVLHASGLTYALIWPDAPRRRQEAYRQACQWLIDGFQDLGLALHFGSDPAGGEANNCFASATVADLVDPCGVKRVGSAQRWQNGRVLQHGEILLDPPAALWEEVFEEAAPAAAPAQISRLGLDQQLRQSLIESWSHCCWQMQPLMPEETQELEGELASGSEL, encoded by the coding sequence ATGCCCGCAACCGGGCGTTTGCTCCCCACCCAGCAAGCGGATGGACACACCCAGATGGCTTTGGATGCCTGGCTTCTGAAGCGCAGCAACGGTCCGGTTCTGCGTTTTTACCGCTGGGATGGGCCCTGGCTCTCGCTGGGACGCCATCAACGCCACTGGCCTGAACACTGGAATGAGCTGGCCCGCCGCGGCCGCATCAGCCTGGTGCGACGCCCGAGCGGAGGTCGGGCCGTGCTTCATGCCAGCGGTCTCACCTATGCCTTGATCTGGCCGGATGCACCCCGGCGACGCCAGGAGGCTTACCGCCAGGCCTGCCAGTGGTTGATCGATGGCTTCCAGGATCTCGGGCTAGCGCTGCACTTCGGCTCGGACCCTGCTGGTGGCGAGGCCAACAACTGTTTCGCCTCGGCAACGGTGGCCGACCTGGTGGATCCGTGCGGCGTCAAACGGGTCGGTAGCGCCCAGCGCTGGCAGAACGGTCGCGTGCTTCAACACGGTGAAATCCTGCTGGATCCCCCTGCTGCGCTCTGGGAAGAGGTGTTTGAGGAAGCGGCTCCAGCGGCAGCCCCTGCCCAGATCAGCCGACTGGGGCTGGATCAGCAGCTGCGTCAGAGCCTGATTGAGAGCTGGAGCCACTGCTGTTGGCAAATGCAGCCCCTGATGCCCGAAGAAACTCAGGAGTTGGAGGGCGAACTCGCATCCGGCTCAGAGCTCTGA
- a CDS encoding sulfite exporter TauE/SafE family protein — MVPWWDVPILIALGLLAGGLAGLLGIGGGLIFAPLLLWLDLPPHQALATSSFAIVPTALAGTITHLRQGRLPTRPGLAIGLAAFGSALLFGGLAGLAAGWILLAMQTLMYIVLAFCVRERPEADANDDVDDGSAPKLAGVGCIAGWTAGMLGLGGGLVMVPLMSGPMSVPIHQAVRLSTVAVLCSASAASLQFLHEGRGVPLMGLLLGAVAAIAAQWTASRLDQFDAALLVRCLRGLAIILAIDSSRRALQLWLG, encoded by the coding sequence ATGGTGCCCTGGTGGGATGTGCCGATCCTGATCGCCCTGGGCCTGCTGGCGGGGGGCTTGGCCGGGTTGTTGGGGATTGGCGGCGGCTTGATCTTTGCCCCGCTCCTGCTCTGGCTTGATCTCCCGCCCCATCAGGCCCTGGCCACCAGCAGTTTCGCCATTGTGCCCACGGCTTTGGCGGGCACCATCACCCATCTGCGCCAGGGGCGGCTGCCGACCCGGCCTGGACTCGCCATCGGCTTGGCGGCCTTTGGCTCGGCTCTACTGTTCGGTGGTTTGGCCGGTTTGGCAGCGGGCTGGATTCTGCTGGCGATGCAGACGCTGATGTACATCGTGCTGGCGTTCTGCGTTCGCGAACGGCCCGAGGCGGATGCCAATGATGACGTTGATGACGGCAGCGCTCCGAAGTTGGCGGGTGTGGGCTGCATCGCCGGCTGGACCGCTGGGATGTTGGGCCTGGGCGGGGGGCTGGTGATGGTGCCCCTGATGAGCGGTCCGATGTCTGTGCCGATTCATCAGGCCGTGCGGCTGAGCACGGTGGCGGTGCTCTGCTCGGCCAGCGCAGCATCCCTCCAGTTCCTGCATGAAGGACGCGGAGTTCCTCTGATGGGCCTGCTGCTGGGGGCTGTGGCGGCGATCGCTGCGCAGTGGACGGCCAGCCGGCTCGATCAGTTTGATGCGGCCCTGCTGGTGCGCTGTCTGCGGGGGCTCGCCATCATCCTGGCAATCGACAGCTCCAGGCGGGCCCTGCAGCTTTGGCTGGGCTGA
- a CDS encoding CRR6 family NdhI maturation factor yields the protein MDPVLIDAPAIRALDLRPLEIWSTQPLDALLSQGPVLELRFDWPRAQDDPRELPECPEPRLWALRADARYPWLPLLLERDQGSLIRHVALVVPHSFSRSEGLRFDPEALELWVTHRLMQLDDLCQRELGRPMRGNLSQMAAALGYELDSGFWNLLG from the coding sequence ATGGATCCGGTTCTGATCGATGCCCCTGCTATCCGCGCCTTGGATCTACGGCCGCTGGAGATCTGGAGCACTCAGCCGCTGGATGCACTGCTGAGCCAGGGACCGGTGCTCGAGCTTCGTTTCGATTGGCCCCGGGCGCAGGATGACCCACGCGAACTGCCGGAATGCCCCGAGCCTCGGCTCTGGGCCCTGCGGGCCGATGCGCGCTACCCCTGGCTGCCGCTCTTGCTTGAACGCGACCAGGGCAGCCTGATTCGCCATGTGGCCCTGGTGGTGCCCCACAGTTTCAGCCGCAGCGAAGGCCTGCGTTTTGACCCGGAAGCCTTGGAGCTCTGGGTGACGCATCGATTGATGCAGTTGGACGACCTCTGTCAGCGAGAGCTCGGACGCCCGATGCGGGGCAACCTCTCCCAGATGGCCGCAGCCCTGGGCTATGAGCTGGATTCGGGATTTTGGAACCTGTTGGGCTGA
- the psaM gene encoding photosystem I reaction center subunit XII codes for METVLSAPEVFIALVVAAHAAVLALRLSISLYEA; via the coding sequence ATGGAAACCGTTCTGTCTGCACCTGAGGTGTTCATTGCCCTCGTGGTGGCTGCCCATGCCGCTGTTCTGGCCCTGCGTCTCTCCATCAGCCTTTACGAGGCCTGA